A section of the Mycolicibacterium anyangense genome encodes:
- the hypB gene encoding hydrogenase nickel incorporation protein HypB: MGRFHRHDDGTVHAHDDDHAHDHGDHSGYGTGSQRIEVLESIFAENDTRADINRTAFETNGIRALNLMSSPGSGKTTVLAATLDELAADLAVGVIEGDIATDIDAARLGGRGAQISLLNTNNGFGGECHLDAPMVNRALQGLDLPALDLVIIENVGNLVCPAEFDVGEHAKAMVYSVTEGEDKPLKYPVMFRSVDVVLLNKIDLVPHLDVDVDTYIAHVRQVNPTATILPVSARTGEGMPAWFDWIRAFTVG; the protein is encoded by the coding sequence ATGGGTCGATTTCACCGCCATGACGACGGCACCGTGCACGCGCACGACGACGACCACGCACACGATCACGGCGATCACAGCGGCTACGGCACCGGCTCCCAGCGCATCGAGGTGCTCGAGTCGATCTTCGCCGAGAACGACACCCGTGCCGACATCAACCGGACCGCGTTCGAGACCAACGGCATCCGCGCGCTGAACCTGATGAGTTCCCCGGGTTCGGGAAAGACCACGGTGCTCGCGGCCACTCTCGACGAGCTCGCCGCAGACCTGGCCGTCGGCGTCATCGAAGGTGACATCGCCACCGATATCGACGCCGCCCGGCTCGGCGGCCGGGGCGCCCAGATCTCGCTGCTGAACACCAACAACGGTTTCGGCGGCGAATGCCACCTCGATGCGCCGATGGTCAACCGGGCGCTGCAGGGCCTCGACCTACCGGCGCTGGACCTGGTCATCATCGAGAACGTCGGCAACCTGGTGTGCCCGGCGGAGTTCGACGTCGGCGAGCACGCCAAGGCCATGGTCTACTCGGTCACCGAAGGCGAGGACAAGCCGTTGAAGTACCCGGTGATGTTCCGATCGGTCGACGTGGTGCTGCTCAACAAGATCGATTTGGTGCCGCATCTGGACGTCGATGTCGACACCTACATCGCCCATGTGCGACAGGTCAACCCGACCGCCACGATTCTGCCGGTCAGTGCCCGCACCGGCGAGGGGATGCCGGCATGGTTCGACTGGATCCGCGCCTTCACCGTGGGCTGA
- the hypF gene encoding carbamoyltransferase HypF: MNVRVRLDITGVVQGVGFRPAVARIAAEHALSGFVYNDAGSVHVELEGPQQDVAAAVAAIRHRHPPMARIDTMLSRTLEIQGANGFRIIDSRTGDDSRTLVPPDIAVCADCLAEMRDPADRRYGHPFITCTNCGPRYTVITDLPYDRPLTTMADFPMCLACAAEYHDPADRRFHAQTIACPDCGPRLAWQQGGTTSEHDPIGSAATALRDGAIVAIKGIGGYHLACRADDGAAVAELRRRKNRPAKPLAVMVADLTAADAVTLLDAAARTALSCPAAPIVLVPRRRGGVADEVAPGLGELGVMLAYSPVHHQLFDRLGPLPLVMTSANQGGSPIVFRDADLTWIDGLADAVLTHDRPIHVPCEDSVITIDDRGEQLPLRRSRGYAPLPVSVPVVAPRPDRVILATGGDLKTTFCLMGSDGHAHLSSHLGDMADPRTQTCFEAALDHLAFMTDRRPDLVACDLHPGYATTGWARRHRAGRPVLAVQHHHAHAVSLLAEHGRLGTPALAVTYDGTGYGTDGTIWGGELLAVTDTARFTRVGHVRPFGLPGGDGAARQPARIALDLLTRAGVPWSEDLPPVAALDDTALHILRQQIPRGLGCVATTSMGRLFDAVASLLGVCQLVTYEGQAAVELEHLARSGAPVALEFAVTDGVMDPAPVITGIVAGLRAGRPTADLAAGFHHAVIRATADSATMCARAAGIPTIGLTGGVFANRILLQGLRCALTERGFEVLSHRIVPCNDGGLALGQAAIAAAMLGSPDAAAVPERNGVCASESPAK; encoded by the coding sequence ATGAATGTGCGGGTGCGCCTCGACATCACCGGCGTGGTTCAGGGCGTCGGATTTCGCCCTGCGGTCGCGCGGATCGCCGCCGAGCATGCGTTGAGTGGCTTCGTCTACAACGACGCCGGATCGGTGCATGTCGAACTCGAGGGTCCCCAGCAGGACGTGGCAGCCGCCGTGGCGGCGATCCGGCATCGCCACCCACCCATGGCGCGGATCGACACCATGCTCTCCCGGACGTTGGAGATCCAGGGCGCCAACGGTTTTCGCATCATCGACAGCCGGACCGGTGATGACTCGCGCACCCTGGTGCCGCCCGACATCGCGGTCTGCGCCGATTGTCTGGCCGAGATGCGCGATCCGGCCGACCGGCGATACGGGCACCCGTTCATCACCTGCACCAACTGCGGGCCGCGCTACACGGTGATCACCGACCTGCCCTATGACCGACCGTTGACCACCATGGCGGATTTCCCGATGTGCCTGGCGTGTGCGGCGGAGTACCACGACCCGGCCGACCGGAGATTCCACGCCCAGACCATCGCCTGTCCAGACTGCGGGCCACGTCTGGCCTGGCAGCAGGGCGGAACCACCAGCGAGCACGATCCGATCGGATCGGCAGCGACCGCCCTGCGCGACGGAGCGATCGTCGCGATCAAGGGCATCGGTGGCTACCACCTGGCCTGCCGGGCCGATGATGGTGCCGCGGTCGCCGAATTGCGCAGACGCAAGAACCGGCCGGCCAAGCCACTGGCGGTGATGGTGGCCGACCTGACGGCCGCGGACGCCGTGACGCTGCTCGACGCCGCCGCCCGCACCGCGCTGAGTTGCCCAGCTGCGCCGATCGTCCTGGTCCCGCGCCGCCGGGGCGGGGTGGCCGACGAAGTCGCCCCGGGTTTGGGCGAGCTCGGGGTGATGCTGGCCTACTCGCCGGTGCATCATCAACTGTTCGACCGGCTCGGCCCGCTGCCGCTGGTGATGACCTCAGCGAACCAAGGTGGATCGCCCATCGTGTTCCGGGACGCCGACCTGACCTGGATCGACGGTCTGGCCGACGCGGTGCTCACCCATGACCGGCCCATCCACGTGCCCTGCGAAGATTCGGTGATCACCATCGACGACCGGGGCGAGCAACTGCCGCTGCGACGGTCCCGCGGCTACGCACCGCTGCCGGTGTCGGTGCCGGTTGTGGCACCGCGCCCCGACCGGGTCATCCTGGCCACCGGGGGCGACCTGAAGACGACGTTCTGCCTGATGGGCTCGGACGGTCATGCCCACCTGTCCTCGCACCTCGGCGACATGGCCGACCCGCGCACCCAGACCTGCTTCGAGGCGGCCCTCGACCACCTGGCCTTCATGACCGACCGTCGGCCCGACCTCGTCGCGTGCGATCTGCACCCGGGCTACGCCACCACCGGATGGGCCCGGCGCCATCGGGCGGGCCGTCCCGTGCTTGCCGTCCAGCATCACCACGCGCACGCCGTCTCCCTGCTGGCCGAGCACGGCCGCCTCGGAACACCCGCGCTCGCGGTCACCTACGACGGCACGGGCTACGGCACCGACGGCACCATCTGGGGCGGCGAGCTTCTGGCGGTCACCGATACGGCACGGTTCACCCGGGTGGGTCATGTGCGGCCCTTCGGACTGCCCGGCGGTGACGGTGCGGCCCGCCAGCCCGCCAGGATCGCGCTGGATCTGCTGACCCGGGCCGGGGTGCCCTGGTCGGAGGACCTGCCGCCGGTTGCGGCGCTCGATGACACCGCGCTGCACATCCTGCGCCAGCAGATACCCCGCGGACTCGGTTGTGTGGCCACCACCAGCATGGGCCGGCTGTTCGACGCCGTGGCCAGCTTGCTCGGGGTGTGCCAGCTGGTCACCTACGAGGGGCAGGCCGCCGTCGAACTCGAGCATCTGGCCCGATCCGGCGCACCGGTGGCCCTCGAGTTCGCCGTGACCGACGGCGTGATGGACCCCGCACCGGTGATCACCGGGATCGTCGCAGGGCTGCGGGCCGGTAGGCCTACCGCTGATCTGGCGGCCGGATTCCACCACGCGGTGATCCGGGCGACGGCCGATTCGGCCACCATGTGCGCCCGCGCCGCCGGTATTCCGACGATCGGACTGACCGGTGGTGTGTTCGCCAATCGTATTCTGCTGCAAGGTCTTCGGTGTGCGCTCACCGAGCGTGGTTTCGAAGTCCTCAGCCATCGAATCGTCCCCTGCAATGACGGTGGCCTGGCACTCGGCCAGGCCGCCATCGCCGCCGCGATGCTCGGCAGCCCCGACGCGGCGGCAGTACCGGAAAGGAATGGCGTATGTGCCTCGGAATCCCCG
- a CDS encoding hydrogenase maturation nickel metallochaperone HypA/HybF, with product MHELSLCQAIAGVVRPYAKDRHIDVVHVQIGALRQVVPESLSFCWSMVREHESMPEAELALEFVTAAVGCRECGRQSEITSRWSVSCPECGSADVEVLRGEEFLVTSLDVS from the coding sequence GTGCATGAATTGTCGCTGTGCCAAGCGATCGCCGGGGTGGTCAGGCCGTACGCCAAGGACCGTCACATCGATGTCGTGCACGTCCAGATCGGCGCGCTGCGCCAGGTGGTGCCGGAGTCGCTGTCGTTCTGCTGGAGCATGGTCCGTGAACACGAGAGCATGCCCGAAGCCGAACTGGCGCTGGAGTTCGTCACCGCCGCCGTCGGATGCCGCGAATGTGGCCGCCAGTCCGAGATCACCTCTCGGTGGTCGGTCAGCTGCCCAGAGTGCGGAAGTGCCGATGTCGAGGTGCTCCGGGGTGAGGAGTTCCTGGTGACCTCCCTCGACGTGTCCTGA
- a CDS encoding SpoIIE family protein phosphatase produces MTGSNRLDRLGAATGLFGWVALAYIGGAVLSWQTFGAEIGPAFFPAAGVTVSAMLLTRRSRWPVIVAAIFLAEFAVDLRYDFSWAAATGFALANTIEPLVGATLVRRWCKGPPDLRRRDDLARFVVGAVVSGPLVGGVIGGLVIALRDGVWLPHATLHWWAGDGIGVLVVAAPILLWPKQSRVLAARKAEMVLTLLATVGLSIVAFLSELPPALFLLPVLAWAAFRLDVLGAALAGAVVAFITNFMTDGGYGAFAHLHMSPAGRLAVAQASIAVVVLVAMLTAQEAAGRVTAIRQRQAERRERLRLETLARLGQLLSGALTQDQIGDAVQSQVINDAGATAVHFGLVSSDGSTLTWVTMAGYPEAVVARFGRGVALDEPTAASDVVRTGQPVVIRNPQEYRRRYPDNAVWLEASGATSLLAWPLTPGGKAIGALVLVWDTPQPLDTAQLAYASAVATMTGQALVRAQVYADEHARAVVLQAAVLPSSPSAIEGMDVAVSYEPADTVQGLGGDWYDALALREGRTYVAVGDVVGHGLPAVEDMAQLRSAARALALQGLSPARLLAELNTFTRYASQGKFATMSVAIFDPKDRSLSYASAGHPPPLLRSAATGAVTRLTTGHGPVLGPVEAISYAQGYTRLADGDIVVLYTDGLIERRGQDIETGLRWAQQLIADWSDDEPLTQACQRLSQTLAPAPRNDDVCVVAVRFGR; encoded by the coding sequence TTGACCGGCTCCAACCGTCTGGACCGCCTCGGTGCGGCCACGGGTTTGTTCGGTTGGGTTGCCCTGGCCTACATCGGCGGCGCCGTGCTGTCGTGGCAGACCTTCGGCGCCGAGATCGGGCCGGCGTTCTTCCCTGCGGCAGGTGTGACGGTGTCGGCCATGCTGCTGACACGACGCTCGCGGTGGCCGGTGATCGTCGCAGCGATCTTCCTCGCCGAATTCGCCGTCGACCTGCGGTACGACTTCAGTTGGGCCGCCGCGACCGGCTTCGCGTTGGCCAACACCATCGAGCCCCTGGTCGGCGCGACGCTGGTGCGCCGGTGGTGCAAGGGGCCGCCGGACCTGAGACGGCGCGACGACCTGGCCCGCTTCGTCGTCGGTGCGGTGGTCTCGGGTCCGCTGGTCGGCGGTGTCATCGGCGGGCTGGTCATCGCCTTGCGCGACGGTGTCTGGCTACCACACGCCACCCTGCACTGGTGGGCCGGCGACGGCATCGGGGTTCTGGTGGTTGCCGCACCGATCCTGCTGTGGCCCAAGCAGTCCCGCGTGCTGGCAGCTCGCAAGGCCGAGATGGTGCTGACCCTGCTCGCCACCGTGGGGCTGTCCATCGTGGCCTTCCTCAGCGAGCTGCCGCCTGCACTGTTCCTCCTCCCGGTACTGGCCTGGGCGGCTTTCCGGCTCGACGTCCTCGGTGCCGCCCTGGCTGGAGCGGTGGTGGCCTTCATCACCAACTTCATGACCGACGGTGGATACGGCGCATTCGCCCATCTGCACATGTCCCCGGCCGGCCGGCTGGCGGTGGCGCAGGCTTCCATTGCCGTCGTGGTCCTGGTCGCGATGCTGACCGCCCAGGAGGCCGCCGGCCGCGTCACCGCCATCCGCCAGCGCCAGGCCGAACGACGGGAACGGCTTCGCCTGGAAACCTTGGCCCGGCTCGGCCAGCTGCTGTCCGGGGCGCTGACGCAGGACCAGATCGGCGACGCGGTCCAGTCCCAGGTCATCAATGATGCCGGCGCCACGGCCGTGCACTTTGGACTGGTCTCCTCGGACGGCAGCACGCTGACATGGGTGACGATGGCCGGCTATCCCGAGGCGGTCGTCGCCAGATTCGGGCGCGGGGTGGCCCTCGACGAGCCGACGGCGGCCAGTGACGTCGTACGCACCGGCCAGCCCGTCGTCATCCGCAATCCGCAGGAGTACCGCCGTCGCTACCCCGACAATGCGGTATGGCTGGAGGCCAGCGGAGCCACCAGCCTGCTGGCCTGGCCGCTGACCCCGGGCGGCAAGGCGATCGGTGCCTTGGTGCTGGTGTGGGACACTCCGCAGCCCCTGGACACCGCTCAGCTGGCCTACGCCTCCGCGGTGGCCACCATGACCGGTCAGGCTCTGGTGCGGGCCCAGGTGTATGCCGACGAACATGCCCGTGCTGTCGTGTTGCAGGCAGCGGTACTGCCCAGCAGTCCGTCGGCGATCGAGGGCATGGACGTGGCGGTCAGCTACGAGCCGGCCGACACGGTCCAGGGTCTGGGCGGTGACTGGTACGACGCGCTGGCCTTGCGGGAGGGCCGGACCTATGTCGCGGTCGGCGATGTCGTCGGACACGGGCTTCCCGCGGTGGAGGACATGGCGCAGTTGCGCAGCGCGGCCCGGGCGCTGGCGTTGCAGGGCCTGTCCCCGGCGCGGCTGCTGGCCGAACTCAACACGTTCACCAGGTACGCCAGCCAGGGCAAATTCGCCACCATGAGCGTGGCGATCTTCGATCCCAAGGACAGGTCGCTGTCGTATGCCTCGGCGGGACACCCGCCGCCGCTGCTACGCAGCGCCGCCACCGGTGCGGTGACCCGGCTGACCACCGGCCACGGTCCGGTGCTGGGCCCGGTCGAGGCCATCAGCTACGCGCAGGGGTACACCCGGCTCGCCGACGGCGACATCGTGGTGCTGTACACCGACGGACTCATCGAGCGGCGCGGGCAGGACATCGAGACCGGATTGCGCTGGGCCCAGCAGCTCATCGCGGACTGGTCGGATGACGAACCGCTGACACAGGCCTGCCAGCGGCTGTCGCAGACGCTGGCACCGGCGCCGCGCAACGACGACGTGTGCGTGGTGGCGGTTCGTTTCGGTAGGTGA